One segment of Pantoea sp. Lij88 DNA contains the following:
- a CDS encoding aldo/keto reductase gives MKTLPKIALGTWSWGAGFAGADTVFGNHLTDDQREAVFSEAMTRGLNLWDTAAVYGMGSSETALGKLIHRYPREALIVSTKFTPQIADPQATQPVSAMLEESLARLGVEAIDIYWIHNPFDVEKWTPALIPLLQSGKVKQVGVSNHSLSQIRRANEILNPAGFAVNAVQNHYSLLYRASEEAGILDYCHQNDITFFAYMVLEQGALSGRYNSQNPMPQGSGRAETYNRVLPQLEILTGAMKTIGESRNASVAQVAIAWAIAKGTLPIIGATKVHHVQDAAGAIDISLSTEEMALLERLAKEAGVDTRGAWEPSMSQ, from the coding sequence ATGAAAACATTACCGAAAATAGCGCTGGGTACCTGGTCATGGGGCGCAGGCTTTGCCGGTGCAGACACCGTCTTTGGCAACCACCTCACCGATGATCAACGGGAGGCGGTGTTCAGTGAAGCGATGACTCGCGGACTCAACCTGTGGGACACCGCAGCCGTCTACGGCATGGGTAGTTCTGAAACGGCGCTGGGCAAACTCATCCACCGCTATCCACGTGAAGCGCTGATCGTCTCCACTAAATTTACGCCGCAGATAGCCGACCCGCAGGCGACACAGCCAGTCAGCGCCATGCTGGAGGAGAGTCTGGCGCGGCTGGGTGTTGAGGCGATTGATATCTACTGGATCCACAATCCGTTCGACGTGGAGAAATGGACGCCAGCCCTGATCCCGCTGTTACAAAGCGGCAAGGTAAAACAGGTGGGCGTCTCCAACCACAGCCTGTCACAAATCCGGCGTGCCAATGAAATCCTCAACCCGGCGGGTTTTGCGGTGAATGCCGTACAGAATCACTACAGTCTGCTTTACCGGGCATCGGAAGAAGCCGGCATCCTCGACTACTGCCATCAAAACGACATCACCTTTTTTGCTTATATGGTGCTGGAGCAGGGCGCACTGAGCGGCCGCTACAACTCACAAAATCCCATGCCCCAGGGCAGTGGACGCGCTGAAACCTACAACAGGGTTCTGCCGCAGCTTGAAATATTAACCGGTGCAATGAAAACAATCGGTGAAAGCAGAAACGCCAGCGTCGCGCAGGTGGCTATCGCCTGGGCTATTGCCAAAGGCACGCTGCCGATCATTGGCGCGACCAAAGTTCATCATGTGCAGGATGCTGCCGGTGCAATCGATATCTCGCTCAGCACGGAGGAGATGGCCTTGCTTGAACGCCTGGCTAAAGAAGCGGGTGTGGACACGCGCGGCGCGTGGGAACCTTCAATGAGCCAGTAA
- a CDS encoding type 1 glutamine amidotransferase domain-containing protein: MSNRKPVLCVVTSHPIKGASGAPTGFYLAELTHPLKVLEDAGIATVIASVRGGQPPIDGFDLSDPVNAMFWNGTDFQHRLATTPALSALNGADYAAVFFAGGHGTMWDFRENFDVQRIIREVYESGGIVSAVCHGPAALVDARLSNGEYLVKGKNLAAFTNKEEEEVQATTIVPFLLETALRDQGALHHEAPNWSENVVTDGRLITGQNPASAHGVGVALVNAIQSAN; this comes from the coding sequence ATGAGCAACCGCAAACCCGTACTGTGCGTAGTCACCAGCCATCCGATAAAAGGCGCGTCCGGTGCGCCAACCGGCTTCTATCTTGCCGAGCTGACCCATCCGCTGAAAGTGCTGGAAGATGCAGGCATTGCCACGGTTATCGCCAGTGTTCGTGGCGGCCAGCCGCCGATTGACGGCTTCGATCTCAGCGATCCGGTCAACGCCATGTTCTGGAACGGGACCGACTTCCAGCATCGTCTTGCCACTACACCCGCTCTGTCTGCGCTGAATGGTGCTGATTACGCTGCCGTCTTTTTTGCTGGCGGGCATGGCACCATGTGGGACTTCCGCGAAAATTTTGATGTTCAGCGCATCATCCGCGAGGTTTATGAAAGCGGTGGCATTGTCTCGGCCGTCTGTCATGGCCCGGCTGCGCTGGTTGACGCCAGGCTCAGCAACGGCGAATACCTGGTAAAAGGGAAAAATCTCGCGGCGTTCACCAACAAAGAAGAAGAAGAGGTGCAGGCGACCACCATTGTGCCTTTTTTACTGGAAACCGCGCTGCGGGATCAGGGTGCGCTTCACCACGAAGCACCCAACTGGTCTGAAAATGTCGTGACCGACGGGCGATTGATCACCGGTCAGAATCCGGCATCGGCGCACGGTGTTGGCGTGGCGCTGGTAAACGCGATTCAATCCGCGAACTGA
- a CDS encoding superoxide dismutase gives MRILCLDKPAPGATLEKYLPHLTAEAFHAWSLYKSGVMRDIYYRQDRPGVAIFLECESVEQAQCLLADFPLAKAGLLGFDCIPLGAFTNWESLFAAEFKSQPEGATP, from the coding sequence ATGCGAATTTTGTGTCTGGATAAACCTGCCCCCGGCGCCACGCTGGAAAAGTATTTACCTCATCTGACTGCAGAAGCTTTCCATGCCTGGAGCCTCTATAAATCTGGTGTGATGCGCGATATTTACTACCGGCAGGATCGGCCCGGCGTCGCGATCTTCCTTGAGTGTGAATCAGTGGAACAGGCTCAATGCCTGCTGGCTGATTTTCCACTGGCAAAAGCAGGTCTGTTGGGCTTTGACTGCATCCCGCTGGGTGCCTTCACCAACTGGGAGAGCCTGTTCGCTGCAGAATTTAAATCTCAGCCGGAGGGCGCGACCCCATGA
- a CDS encoding LysR substrate-binding domain-containing protein, translating to MNNAIYNQIRIFQSIAREGNISSAARKLEITPPSVSKALKLLEEHIGHPLFVRTTRRIELTDAGQQLLEQTSAAVASLEKSLESIRDQNQEPSGLVRITLSRFAYLLVLKPAMAAFCQQYPGIQLEISVYDGTVNIIEERFDLGIRFGDILEGGVVARPLMKPFREGLYASSAYLTASGTPETPSDLHQHQLIGYRFITNNRILPLILDHNGEQLTVEMPGQLMSNDIEVMADGIRNGLGIGRLFEPIHDLQPDKEAFIPVMERYWKTYPPVYLYYPKSAGKTKRVKTLIDFLLKNSGS from the coding sequence GTGAACAACGCAATTTATAATCAGATACGCATCTTCCAGAGCATTGCCCGCGAGGGGAATATTTCATCGGCAGCCCGCAAACTGGAGATTACGCCCCCCTCTGTCAGTAAAGCGCTGAAACTGCTTGAAGAGCACATCGGTCATCCGCTGTTTGTGCGAACTACACGCCGCATTGAGCTGACCGATGCCGGACAGCAGTTGCTGGAACAAACCTCGGCAGCGGTAGCCTCGCTGGAAAAGTCCCTGGAAAGTATTCGTGACCAGAATCAGGAACCTTCGGGTCTGGTCAGAATTACCCTTTCGCGCTTTGCTTATCTGCTGGTGCTTAAACCTGCGATGGCCGCTTTCTGCCAGCAATATCCCGGTATTCAGCTGGAGATTTCGGTCTACGATGGCACCGTGAATATCATTGAAGAGCGTTTTGATCTGGGGATCCGGTTTGGCGACATTCTGGAAGGTGGCGTGGTGGCACGCCCGCTGATGAAGCCGTTTCGTGAAGGGCTGTATGCCTCTTCGGCCTATCTGACAGCGTCTGGCACGCCTGAGACGCCATCCGACCTGCATCAGCACCAGCTTATCGGTTATCGGTTCATTACTAATAACCGCATTCTGCCGCTGATTCTGGATCATAACGGCGAACAGCTGACGGTAGAGATGCCAGGCCAGTTGATGAGCAACGATATTGAGGTGATGGCAGATGGGATACGCAATGGGCTGGGAATCGGCAGGCTGTTTGAGCCAATTCATGATTTACAGCCAGATAAAGAAGCATTTATTCCGGTGATGGAGCGTTACTGGAAGACTTATCCGCCGGTTTATCTTTATTACCCTAAAAGCGCCGGTAAAACGAAGAGAGTGAAAACGCTGATCGACTTTCTGCTTAAGAATAGTGGCAGCTGA
- a CDS encoding SymE family type I addiction module toxin produces the protein MTESECNAVGLNPEAPSVTRRKLTVSYASRYPDYIRIPSIIMKGQWLAAAGFTTGTEVEVNVTEGRIVLTVKPPEPVDEQLVNALAQLNKLPARKQKQVLALSGVVAG, from the coding sequence ATGACTGAGTCAGAGTGTAATGCAGTTGGTTTAAATCCAGAAGCTCCTTCCGTTACCCGGCGTAAATTAACGGTGAGTTACGCCAGCCGGTATCCAGACTATATCCGTATTCCATCGATCATTATGAAAGGCCAGTGGCTGGCTGCCGCGGGATTTACCACCGGCACCGAAGTTGAGGTGAATGTCACAGAAGGCCGTATCGTGCTGACCGTGAAACCACCCGAGCCGGTCGATGAGCAACTGGTTAACGCGTTAGCACAGCTGAATAAGCTGCCTGCCAGGAAACAGAAGCAGGTGCTGGCGTTGTCCGGTGTGGTTGCGGGTTAA
- a CDS encoding DUF2778 domain-containing protein, producing the protein MQICMMDYGRLSSDGKRVKLNCYGVGSFDILSGIERYINNPDCSDIEKAAIPPGTYWIVDRPEGSLLNHARAELIDMAHLYRNHHSEWFGLYSAKTMSDYVFVNGVKRGSFRLHPLNTDGSGVSWGCITFYRSTDFQTLRSSLLRRKKVVVPGSQGLLAYGRIDVRGVPDFTKCVVR; encoded by the coding sequence ATGCAAATATGCATGATGGATTATGGTCGACTTTCCAGCGATGGAAAACGTGTAAAGCTAAACTGCTATGGTGTTGGTTCTTTCGATATTTTGTCTGGCATTGAAAGATATATTAACAATCCAGATTGTTCTGACATTGAGAAGGCCGCAATTCCGCCAGGAACATACTGGATCGTAGACAGGCCAGAAGGCAGTTTGCTAAATCACGCCAGAGCAGAGTTGATTGATATGGCCCATTTGTACCGAAATCATCACTCCGAATGGTTCGGTCTGTACAGCGCAAAAACCATGAGCGATTACGTTTTTGTTAATGGCGTAAAGCGCGGCAGCTTCAGGCTTCACCCACTTAATACTGACGGTTCCGGCGTATCATGGGGATGTATAACCTTCTATCGATCAACTGACTTCCAGACTTTACGCAGTTCGTTGTTGCGAAGGAAAAAAGTCGTTGTACCGGGTAGTCAGGGTTTATTAGCATATGGCCGCATTGATGTTCGTGGTGTTCCTGATTTCACAAAGTGTGTTGTACGATGA
- a CDS encoding YfbU family protein: protein MKYTQAEKLQILLLCDIHEALGIEHSYDPELIREAVTTDNLWSLEWEYSNLSTQEDNPAEVKHVCDVLDMYNMLKFTYDHLSSNDQTKLAEEVPHFSPEHSLTFPGFDGNNEGRLMGVARILNRMGRFNTQEITKNSHHPTYETSERMLGVYLPERSNFHHQRGITYEALKDTLLARIHPSNR, encoded by the coding sequence ATGAAATATACGCAAGCAGAAAAACTTCAAATTTTGTTACTTTGCGATATACACGAAGCATTAGGAATCGAACACAGTTATGATCCTGAACTCATCAGGGAAGCGGTTACTACTGATAATCTTTGGTCTTTAGAATGGGAATATTCGAATCTATCCACGCAAGAAGATAATCCTGCTGAGGTGAAACATGTCTGCGACGTACTAGATATGTATAACATGCTCAAGTTCACATATGATCATTTGTCATCAAACGACCAAACTAAGCTTGCAGAAGAAGTCCCTCACTTCAGTCCTGAGCATTCTCTAACATTTCCCGGCTTCGATGGGAACAATGAAGGACGCTTGATGGGTGTTGCTCGCATTCTTAATCGCATGGGCAGATTCAACACTCAAGAAATTACTAAAAACTCTCACCATCCCACTTACGAGACATCTGAGAGAATGCTGGGTGTCTATCTGCCCGAGAGATCTAATTTCCATCATCAACGCGGCATTACCTATGAAGCATTGAAGGATACTTTACTGGCAAGAATTCATCCTTCAAATCGATGA
- a CDS encoding Rha family transcriptional regulator, whose translation MVKTQLFYQMTQDRWTMLVFGFTRKAAMAFQEASIAAFNWMTDMIWQGVENLKAERNAAELEFMKEKDVASMGRSLPPDYLNEKYWAHMKCALYIKH comes from the coding sequence ATGGTTAAGACACAGCTTTTCTACCAGATGACTCAAGATAGGTGGACGATGTTGGTATTCGGCTTTACCAGAAAGGCAGCAATGGCATTTCAAGAAGCTTCCATAGCGGCTTTCAACTGGATGACCGACATGATCTGGCAGGGCGTTGAAAACCTAAAGGCGGAGCGAAATGCTGCTGAGCTTGAGTTTATGAAAGAGAAGGATGTCGCCAGTATGGGCAGATCACTACCCCCAGACTACCTAAATGAAAAGTATTGGGCACATATGAAATGCGCCCTTTATATAAAGCATTAA
- a CDS encoding DUF1198 family protein, giving the protein MIWIMLATMAVVFVAGFQLLTAGSRHAAQRLSKRLQLPPVQVESMISMMGKEAAKEFTDYLSKDNETHLHNGAAVLLIWQVLIVDGSEENSQRWHAILSRAGFPPLISRQQLLLALGFLRQLEPDSQELHALREQYNARFTSQGIELEGEFTGTSKLVSLSEWRRRH; this is encoded by the coding sequence ATGATTTGGATAATGCTTGCTACTATGGCGGTGGTATTTGTCGCTGGATTTCAGCTGCTCACCGCGGGCTCACGCCACGCCGCTCAGCGGCTCAGCAAACGGCTGCAACTGCCACCGGTACAGGTGGAGTCAATGATCTCTATGATGGGGAAAGAGGCGGCGAAAGAGTTTACCGACTATCTCAGCAAAGATAATGAAACGCATCTGCATAACGGCGCAGCGGTACTGCTGATCTGGCAGGTATTGATTGTTGACGGCAGCGAGGAGAACAGCCAGCGCTGGCATGCGATTCTGAGTCGTGCCGGTTTTCCACCGCTTATCAGCCGCCAGCAACTGCTGCTTGCGCTGGGCTTTTTGCGCCAGCTGGAGCCGGACAGCCAGGAGCTGCACGCACTTCGTGAGCAATACAATGCGCGTTTCACATCACAAGGGATTGAGCTGGAAGGAGAATTTACCGGCACCAGTAAACTCGTATCGCTCAGCGAATGGCGCAGGCGTCACTGA
- the folD gene encoding bifunctional methylenetetrahydrofolate dehydrogenase/methenyltetrahydrofolate cyclohydrolase FolD, which yields MAAKIIDGKTIAQQVRVEVAEKVKQRLAAGKRAPGLAVVLVGENPASQIYVASKRRACEEVGFHSRSYDLPATTREAELLELIDKLNQDDEIDGILVQLPLPAGIDNVKVLERITPDKDVDGFHPYNVGRLCQRAPTLRPCTPRGIVTLLERYNIDTYGLNAVVVGASNIVGRPMSMELLLAGCTTTVTHRFTKDLRHHVEHADLLVVAVGKPGFIPGDWIKPGAIVIDVGINRLDSGKVVGDVDFDSASERASYITPVPGGVGPMTVATLIQNTLQACEEFHDKEGV from the coding sequence ATGGCAGCAAAAATTATTGACGGTAAAACGATTGCGCAGCAGGTGCGCGTTGAGGTTGCGGAAAAAGTGAAGCAGCGTCTGGCCGCCGGAAAACGTGCGCCAGGTCTGGCAGTGGTTCTGGTGGGCGAAAACCCGGCATCGCAGATCTATGTGGCCAGCAAACGCCGCGCTTGTGAAGAGGTCGGTTTCCACTCCCGCTCTTACGATCTGCCTGCTACCACCCGCGAAGCTGAGCTGCTGGAGCTGATCGATAAGCTTAATCAGGACGACGAAATCGATGGCATCCTGGTGCAGCTGCCGCTGCCAGCGGGTATCGATAACGTGAAGGTACTGGAACGCATCACGCCGGATAAAGATGTCGATGGCTTCCACCCTTATAACGTCGGTCGCCTGTGTCAGCGTGCGCCAACCCTGCGTCCCTGCACGCCGCGCGGTATCGTGACGCTGCTGGAGCGCTACAACATTGACACCTATGGCCTTAACGCTGTGGTGGTCGGGGCGTCTAACATCGTCGGTCGTCCGATGAGCATGGAACTGCTGCTCGCGGGCTGCACCACCACCGTGACTCATCGCTTTACCAAAGATCTGCGCCATCACGTTGAGCATGCCGATCTGCTGGTCGTTGCAGTGGGTAAGCCAGGCTTTATTCCGGGCGACTGGATAAAACCGGGTGCCATCGTCATCGACGTGGGCATCAACCGTCTGGATAGCGGCAAAGTGGTGGGCGACGTTGATTTTGACAGCGCATCAGAGCGCGCCTCCTACATCACCCCAGTGCCGGGCGGTGTCGGGCCGATGACAGTCGCAACACTGATTCAAAACACGCTGCAGGCGTGCGAAGAGTTTCATGATAAAGAGGGTGTATAA
- the ybcJ gene encoding ribosome-associated protein YbcJ: MTNFSLGKFPHVDLCDLLKLEGWVQSGAQAKVVIAEGEVKVNGAVETRKRCKIVAGQTVEFAGFRITVVE, encoded by the coding sequence ATGACGAATTTTTCACTGGGTAAATTCCCGCATGTCGATCTGTGTGACCTGCTGAAGCTGGAAGGCTGGGTTCAGAGCGGTGCACAGGCGAAAGTCGTGATTGCCGAGGGTGAAGTGAAGGTCAATGGCGCGGTTGAAACGCGCAAGCGCTGCAAGATCGTTGCCGGTCAGACCGTGGAATTTGCCGGTTTCCGCATCACTGTGGTCGAGTAA
- a CDS encoding AAA family ATPase, whose product MAIEQIQIRGFRSIRNLTLSLHQLNVVSGPNGCGKSNLYKAVRLLHEAASGHLALALADEGGIQKAMWAGGLRRGDRRHDPKRLELAVVMDDMDYQLEIGFPEPLSTSLFNLDPLVKQERLWLSGQKRRPSACIMQRENQTAFLHNVEGDRVAYPAVLHPEESLFGQLGEPHLYPELSQLRERLHQWRFYHEFAVWPGSPIRAPQIGVRAPVLSHDGSNLAAAWATIVERGHSELLFEVMAQAFPDSQFDVEVQNGRFQMLMSRNGILRPLESAEFSDGTLRFLCLVVALLSPRPPAFMALNEPENSLHEDLLPALARLIAEASQYSQLWITSHSPRLATLIAQHTAVNHIALEQREGETRVKGDELL is encoded by the coding sequence ATGGCGATTGAACAGATTCAGATCCGCGGCTTCCGCTCAATACGTAACCTGACGCTGTCACTGCACCAGCTGAATGTGGTGAGCGGTCCCAACGGCTGCGGTAAATCCAACCTCTACAAAGCGGTGCGGCTGCTGCACGAAGCGGCCAGCGGTCATCTGGCGCTGGCACTGGCTGATGAAGGCGGCATTCAGAAAGCGATGTGGGCGGGCGGATTGCGGCGGGGCGATCGCCGACACGATCCTAAGCGGCTGGAGCTGGCTGTGGTCATGGATGACATGGATTACCAGCTGGAGATTGGCTTTCCCGAGCCGCTGTCGACCAGCCTGTTCAATCTTGATCCGCTGGTGAAGCAGGAGCGGCTCTGGCTCAGCGGCCAGAAACGTCGTCCTTCTGCCTGCATCATGCAGCGCGAAAATCAGACCGCTTTTCTGCACAACGTTGAAGGGGATCGCGTCGCTTATCCGGCGGTGCTGCATCCGGAAGAATCACTGTTTGGTCAGCTGGGTGAACCCCATCTCTACCCGGAGCTGTCGCAGTTACGCGAGCGGCTGCATCAGTGGCGCTTCTACCATGAGTTCGCCGTCTGGCCTGGCTCACCGATACGTGCGCCGCAGATTGGCGTGCGTGCGCCGGTGCTGAGCCATGATGGCAGCAATCTGGCGGCGGCCTGGGCAACCATCGTGGAGCGCGGTCATTCAGAACTGTTGTTTGAGGTGATGGCGCAGGCGTTTCCCGACAGTCAGTTTGACGTCGAGGTGCAGAATGGTCGCTTTCAGATGCTGATGTCCCGCAATGGCATTCTGCGTCCGCTGGAGAGCGCGGAGTTTTCAGATGGCACGCTGCGGTTTCTCTGTCTGGTTGTGGCGCTGCTCAGCCCGCGCCCACCGGCCTTTATGGCACTGAATGAGCCGGAGAACAGTCTGCATGAAGATCTGTTGCCTGCGCTGGCGCGTTTAATCGCCGAAGCCAGTCAGTACAGCCAGCTCTGGATCACCAGCCATTCACCCCGCCTCGCAACGCTGATTGCGCAGCATACGGCGGTGAATCATATTGCACTGGAACAGCGGGAAGGGGAGACGCGTGTGAAAGGGGATGAACTGCTGTGA
- the cysS gene encoding cysteine--tRNA ligase, with the protein MLKIYNTLSRQKEEFKPIHAGKIGMYVCGITVYDLCHIGHGRTFVAFDVVARYLRYLGYQLNYVRNITDIDDKIIKRANENGESIETLTNRMIGEMHNDFAALGILPPDEEPRATRHIAEIIELVETLIARGHAYVADNGDVMFDVLSDTDYGALSRQDLEQLQAGARVEVADVKRNPMDFVLWKMSKADEPAWSSPWGNGRPGWHIECSAMNCKQLGTHFDIHGGGSDLMFPHHENEIAQSSCAHDGPYVNYWMHSGMVMVDREKMSKSLGNFFTVRDVLQHYDAETVRYFLMSGHYRSQLNYGEDNLNQARAALERLYTALRHTDSSVPAHGGEAFEARFRSAMDDDFNTPEAYSVLFDMAREVNRLKSEDSASAHGLASKLREMANVLGILQQDPELFLQSGAQVNDEEVAEIEHWVKARADARAAKAWAEADIARDKLNALGVIVEDGPQGSSWRRK; encoded by the coding sequence ATGCTTAAGATTTATAACACCCTGAGTCGACAGAAAGAGGAATTCAAACCCATTCATGCCGGTAAAATCGGGATGTATGTTTGCGGCATCACGGTGTATGACCTCTGTCACATTGGTCATGGGCGGACGTTCGTGGCGTTTGACGTGGTGGCGCGCTACCTGCGTTACCTCGGTTATCAGCTTAATTATGTACGTAACATCACGGACATTGATGACAAAATCATCAAGCGCGCCAATGAAAACGGCGAGAGCATCGAAACCCTGACCAACCGCATGATCGGCGAGATGCACAATGACTTCGCCGCGCTGGGGATTCTGCCTCCTGATGAGGAGCCGCGCGCGACCCGTCATATCGCTGAAATCATCGAGCTGGTGGAAACGCTGATCGCCCGTGGTCACGCCTACGTGGCGGACAATGGCGACGTGATGTTTGATGTACTGAGTGACACCGATTACGGCGCGCTGTCGCGTCAGGATCTGGAGCAATTACAGGCGGGTGCACGCGTTGAAGTCGCGGACGTGAAGCGCAATCCGATGGACTTCGTACTGTGGAAAATGTCCAAAGCGGATGAGCCAGCCTGGTCATCGCCGTGGGGCAACGGTCGTCCTGGCTGGCACATCGAGTGCTCGGCGATGAACTGCAAACAGCTGGGTACGCATTTCGATATCCACGGCGGCGGCTCAGACCTGATGTTCCCGCACCATGAAAACGAAATCGCCCAGTCGAGCTGCGCCCATGACGGTCCTTACGTCAACTACTGGATGCACTCCGGCATGGTGATGGTTGACCGCGAGAAGATGTCTAAATCGCTCGGCAACTTCTTCACCGTGCGAGACGTGCTGCAACATTATGATGCCGAGACGGTGCGTTACTTCCTGATGTCCGGTCACTATCGCAGCCAGCTTAATTACGGCGAAGATAACCTGAATCAGGCGCGTGCAGCGCTGGAGCGTCTCTATACGGCACTGCGTCACACCGACAGCAGCGTGCCAGCCCACGGCGGCGAAGCGTTTGAAGCGCGTTTCCGCAGCGCGATGGATGATGACTTCAACACCCCGGAAGCTTACTCGGTGCTGTTCGATATGGCGCGTGAAGTTAACCGCCTGAAAAGCGAAGATAGCGCGTCAGCGCATGGACTGGCGTCTAAGCTGCGCGAGATGGCTAACGTGCTGGGCATCCTGCAACAGGATCCTGAGCTGTTCCTGCAAAGCGGCGCGCAGGTCAATGATGAAGAAGTTGCCGAGATTGAGCATTGGGTGAAAGCCCGTGCCGACGCGCGGGCAGCCAAAGCCTGGGCGGAAGCGGACATCGCGCGCGACAAACTTAACGCGTTAGGCGTTATCGTCGAGGATGGACCACAGGGCTCCAGCTGGCGTCGAAAATAA
- the ppiB gene encoding peptidylprolyl isomerase B, giving the protein MVTFQTNHGDIVIKTFDDKAPATVQNFLDYCREGFYDNTIFHRVINGFMIQGGGFEPGMKQKETKAEIQNEASNGLKNTKGTLAMARTSAPHSATAQFFINVADNDFLNFRDESVQGWGYCVFAEVVEGMDVVEKIKAVSTGRSGMHQDVPKDDVVIQKVTVSE; this is encoded by the coding sequence ATGGTAACTTTCCAGACGAACCATGGCGATATCGTAATCAAAACTTTCGATGATAAAGCGCCGGCAACCGTACAGAACTTCCTGGATTACTGCCGTGAAGGTTTTTACGACAACACCATTTTCCACCGCGTAATCAACGGCTTTATGATTCAGGGCGGCGGCTTCGAGCCGGGCATGAAGCAGAAAGAAACCAAAGCCGAAATTCAGAACGAAGCAAGCAACGGCCTGAAAAACACCAAAGGTACGCTGGCAATGGCACGTACCTCTGCGCCGCACTCTGCGACCGCACAGTTCTTCATCAACGTAGCTGATAACGACTTCCTGAACTTCCGTGACGAAAGCGTTCAGGGCTGGGGCTACTGCGTATTCGCTGAAGTGGTTGAAGGCATGGATGTAGTCGAGAAGATCAAAGCGGTTTCTACCGGCCGCAGCGGCATGCACCAGGATGTGCCAAAAGATGACGTCGTTATCCAGAAAGTGACCGTCAGCGAGTAA
- the lpxH gene encoding UDP-2,3-diacylglucosamine diphosphatase — protein sequence MSRTLFIADLHLCQEEPAITAGFLHFLQREAPHCDALYILGDLFEAWIGDDDPNPLHQQIASALRALPVPVYFIHGNRDFLIGRRFARASGMTLLPEEQVLTLYGHRLLIMHGDTLCTDDAGYLRFRAKVHNPWIQRLFLALPLWIRKRIAARMRADSKQANQHKSRLIMDVNQDAVAAAMLRQQVPLLIHGHTHRPAIHTLSLQGETAQRAVLGAWHSRGSMIQLDASGIQLIHFDF from the coding sequence ATGTCGCGCACGCTGTTTATCGCAGATCTCCATCTGTGTCAGGAAGAACCGGCGATTACCGCCGGTTTTCTGCATTTTTTACAGCGCGAAGCGCCCCATTGCGACGCGCTCTATATTCTCGGCGATCTGTTTGAAGCCTGGATTGGCGACGATGATCCCAATCCGCTGCATCAGCAGATTGCCAGCGCCCTGCGCGCCCTGCCGGTTCCGGTTTACTTCATTCATGGCAATCGCGACTTCCTGATTGGCCGACGCTTTGCGCGCGCCAGCGGTATGACGCTGCTGCCGGAAGAGCAGGTGCTGACGCTCTACGGCCATCGGCTGCTGATCATGCACGGCGATACGCTCTGCACGGACGATGCGGGTTATCTGCGCTTTCGTGCCAAAGTGCACAATCCCTGGATCCAGCGACTGTTCCTGGCGCTGCCGTTGTGGATACGCAAACGCATCGCCGCCCGGATGCGCGCCGACAGTAAACAGGCCAATCAGCACAAATCCCGGCTCATCATGGATGTAAACCAGGATGCGGTGGCCGCCGCCATGCTGCGCCAGCAGGTGCCGCTGCTGATCCACGGCCATACCCATCGCCCGGCGATTCATACGCTGAGCCTGCAGGGTGAAACGGCGCAACGCGCGGTGCTGGGTGCCTGGCACAGCCGGGGTTCCATGATTCAGCTCGACGCCAGCGGCATTCAGCTCATCCATTTCGACTTTTAA